Below is a genomic region from Vibrio pomeroyi.
CTTCTATCGACAACGAGATGACTCGCTTTGTTATTGCAGCAATGTCAGTAACTCAACTGATTTACATGTCTGAAGTAGGCGCTCTGCTTCTAGGTAGTAAGATCCCAGTGAACATCTTGGAACTGTTTATTATCTTTATTCTGCGTACTCTAATTACGCTTCCAGTTATCGCTGGTGTAGCTCACCTAATATTCTAAATTAGATGCTACTTATATAAGTAAATAAGCAGACAGAATTATAAGCCTCACTTTTGTGGGGCTTTTTATTTGCACAAAATATATACACAGCGTTATTTGAATTTTAATCAATATATAAGTTCTGCATATCATTTAATTTCATATTGTTTATTCACATCGCCTCTCGTTAATAGAAAACTGAACGCATAATCTGCAAATTAATACATTCTTAATTCTCCCTTAAACCCCGTCTAGCTTCATTCCCCAACTCATTGAACCCAATAATAAAAGTAACAAATATGTGATTTAGTGAATTTTGTATTGTTTGGGTTGTTGTATTTTTGTAGTCTATTTTGTGAAATTACATTCAAGTAAATTTCAATCTTGTCGATATATATAATTAGAAAAACACGATTAACTTTAGTCTTCGCAAAGCCTGTGAGAAGGGGAAAACTCAATGAAATTTAGCCATAAGGTGGTTGCTGCATCATCAGCCTTGCTGCTAGTGACAGTATCATTGCTTTCAATACAACAACTTTACACCGTTAGAAGTGCTGTAGAGAACCACGTCAATGCGAGTCTTAATGAGATGGTCTCGGGCGTAAAAAATACCGTCGTATCCGAGATGAATGCCAAGAAAGCTTTGGCGCAATCGACGACTGAAGTCATCGAGATCAATCCTCAAGATCGTACTTACGTAAAAGAAATTTTAGAAAAGCCAAAGCTTAAAAACAGCTTCCTTGCGGTTGGTTTTGGTTATGAGGCAAACGGTTTCGTCATTGAAAATGATGACGGCTGGGAGGCCGGTCCAGATTACGACCCACGAATTCGTCCTTGGTACATTGATGCTAAATCCAAAAACAGTTTAGTTGTTACCGCGCCTTATGTGGATGCATCAAGTAAGAAGGTCATTATCTCAGTGGGTACGCCAGTTAAAGACAACGGCCGCTTTACTGCAGGTATGTTCTACGACCTAGAACTGACCAACCTTGCAACCTTGGTGAACCAAGTAAACCTGTTTGATGCGGGCTACCTATTCCTAGTGACAGCCGACGGCACAACGATTGCTCACCCGAATGCTAAAAACAACGGTGAAACGCTTTCAAGCTACATGCCTCAAGCGACTATTCGTGAAGGCTCTCAAGAGATCGAAGTCGACGGCAAAATGTTCCTTGTTAACTTCACACACATCCCTAGTGAAGATTGGTACATCGGCGCAATCCTAGATGAAGAGATCGCTTATCAAACCGTTGAAGACTTGAAAAACAGCTCAATGATCTACTCATTGATTGCGGTAATTCTTAGTGTCGTTGCACTAACGGTTCTGATCCGCGTGTTGATGCGTCCACTGGATGCGCTTAACCAAGCGATTCAAGATGTAGCGAGCGGACAAGGTGACTTAACTAAGCGTCTTGATACCAACACAGACCAAGAGTTCTCTGACCTAGCGAAAGGCTTCAACACCTTTACGGAAAACCTGCAAAACCAAATCATTCAATCGAAAGCGATTGGCGTTGAGATTAAGCGTGGTACTGAATTCACAGTGAAAGGTGCTGGCGAATCTGCGAATGCAATGAACACGCAATTGCAAGAGCTTGAGCAGCTCGCGACCGCAATGAACGAGATGGCGGTTACCGCAACAGAAGTAGCAAACAACGCTCAAGGCGCAGCAGCAGCGGCTCGTGAAGCTGACGAAGCAACGCTAGACGGTACCTCTGTCGTAAGTGAAACCACTCAAGCGATTGATAACTTATCTGAGCGTATCGACCAAGCCGTTGCAGAAGTACAAGTACTAGAATCAGCGACCGCAAACATCGAAACGATTCTGAAGGTAATCAACGATATTGCAGACCAAACCAACCTACTAGCACTGAACGCAGCGATTGAAGCGGCACGTGCGGGTGAATCTGGTCGTGGTTTCGCAGTCGTAGCTGATGAAGTTCGTACTCTGGCGCAACGTACTCAAGAATCGACCACTGAAATTCGTAACATGATCGAGCAGCTTCAAGCAGGCGCAAGCTCAGTATCGAATGCGATGAACCAAAGTAAAGACACCGCAACTGACGCCGTTGAACGTGCTCAGCAAGCTAACTCTTCACTTGACCGCATCCGTGACGCGATTCAGCGTATCTCTGATATGAACATCCAGATTGCTTCAGCAGCAGAAGAGCAGAGCTTAGTAGCGGAAGAGATCAACAACAACACCGTTAAGATCAAAGACCTTTCAACACAAGTATCAACAGCAGCTCAAGAAGCGAATACCGCAATGCAGCAGCAAACTGACAATGTTCGCCAACAAGACGAGCTATTGAATAAGTTTACGGTCTAGCCACGGTTTGGCTCAGTCGCCGTTTGGTTGAGTCGCCATTTGGTTTAGCTACCGAGCAATAACTTAAAACAAAAAGCCCCGCTTACTGATTGCCAGTAAGCGGGGCTTCTCTTTCTAACCTATCCGAGTTAACTCGTGACAGGTTTCAATTCATTCGTCGTCAACA
It encodes:
- a CDS encoding methyl-accepting chemotaxis protein yields the protein MKFSHKVVAASSALLLVTVSLLSIQQLYTVRSAVENHVNASLNEMVSGVKNTVVSEMNAKKALAQSTTEVIEINPQDRTYVKEILEKPKLKNSFLAVGFGYEANGFVIENDDGWEAGPDYDPRIRPWYIDAKSKNSLVVTAPYVDASSKKVIISVGTPVKDNGRFTAGMFYDLELTNLATLVNQVNLFDAGYLFLVTADGTTIAHPNAKNNGETLSSYMPQATIREGSQEIEVDGKMFLVNFTHIPSEDWYIGAILDEEIAYQTVEDLKNSSMIYSLIAVILSVVALTVLIRVLMRPLDALNQAIQDVASGQGDLTKRLDTNTDQEFSDLAKGFNTFTENLQNQIIQSKAIGVEIKRGTEFTVKGAGESANAMNTQLQELEQLATAMNEMAVTATEVANNAQGAAAAAREADEATLDGTSVVSETTQAIDNLSERIDQAVAEVQVLESATANIETILKVINDIADQTNLLALNAAIEAARAGESGRGFAVVADEVRTLAQRTQESTTEIRNMIEQLQAGASSVSNAMNQSKDTATDAVERAQQANSSLDRIRDAIQRISDMNIQIASAAEEQSLVAEEINNNTVKIKDLSTQVSTAAQEANTAMQQQTDNVRQQDELLNKFTV